In one window of Syntrophales bacterium DNA:
- a CDS encoding SIS domain-containing protein, translating into MTRFSPIKSGSCTQTANTQLVTRNPTNNDNKESLTPLFLRPNEPDKPTMTLWKQEIDKLSSILHGISFLGYDGTEYSVDEGFRIWQELTIDVREKKRSIYLIGNGASASMASHFAADLAKNAHLHTEVFSDLSLITAISNDMGYEWVFAEPLRRRAKKGDMLVAISSSGASKNILNAVEVAREIGLKIITLSAMSSENPLRSSGDLNIYVPAETYGYAETCHAAILHHWMDMVENKES; encoded by the coding sequence ATGACCCGATTTAGTCCCATCAAATCGGGATCGTGTACCCAGACAGCCAACACGCAACTCGTAACCCGCAACCCGACCAATAACGACAATAAGGAAAGCCTGACCCCACTATTTCTCAGACCAAATGAACCAGACAAACCCACTATGACACTCTGGAAACAAGAAATTGATAAATTGAGCAGTATTCTACATGGGATTTCCTTCTTGGGATACGATGGCACCGAATACAGCGTTGATGAAGGGTTTCGGATTTGGCAGGAATTGACGATTGATGTGAGAGAGAAAAAGCGATCTATCTACCTCATTGGCAACGGTGCCAGCGCCTCCATGGCCAGTCACTTTGCCGCTGACCTTGCAAAGAACGCCCATCTGCACACAGAGGTTTTCTCTGACCTTTCTCTTATCACTGCTATATCGAATGATATGGGCTATGAGTGGGTATTCGCGGAACCTTTGCGACGTCGCGCTAAAAAAGGAGATATGCTTGTGGCCATAAGCAGTTCCGGTGCCTCGAAAAATATCTTGAACGCCGTCGAAGTTGCCCGGGAAATCGGCTTGAAGATTATAACCCTTTCAGCCATGTCATCAGAAAATCCGCTTAGATCATCAGGGGACCTCAACATTTATGTTCCTGCTGAAACATACGGCTACGCCGAAACATGCCATGCAGCGATCCTGCATCATTGGATGGACATGGTAGAAAATAAAGAAAGTTAA